A portion of the uncultured Draconibacterium sp. genome contains these proteins:
- a CDS encoding M14 family zinc carboxypeptidase: protein MKRSVTTLLILFLTIFSQAQENLSYFLPGDVTYNSDIPTPEEFFGQKMGEWHLTHDQVLFYIQTIAKSTNRAILYEYARSWENRPLVHLVFTSEKNQEKLDELKQLHYDFSEPGSDIPIEKVPLVVNLGYGVHGNESSATNSSVLTAYYLAAAQGNKIDELLDKTIVIVDPCLNPDGFTRHSTWSNMHQSYAANGDGNSRQFDEVWPGGRTNHYWFDINRDYLLLVHPESKGRVEKFHEWKPNIVTDHHEMGANSTFFFQPGVPSRNNPLTPERNYELTHEIAQYHAKFLDEIGSTYFSEEQYDDYYYGKGSSYPDVNASIGILFEQGGFRGRVRQTENGLKKLAFGIKNQFTVSLSTLEAAMDMHDKLLLMQKEFYASTDEVADKSATKAYIFGSENDKVKTQMFVEFLNRHQIEVYENTADLAVNAATFKAGSSFIVPVKQKQVRLIESIFEDIHSFTDTTFYDVSTWSFPHAYDITCVGLTSLKSVTKGEKPVEAKYPVGKIIGGKSDIGYVFRWDEYTTPKALYKLQAAGLITKVATDKFTFSLAGVEEEFSYGSIFIPSAGQLQTRDAIFNLIEQVAKTTGIDFYGLSTGLSPVGIDMGSGSFANLSLPKILLFVGGSASSSDAGEIWHLFDQRYQIPVTLTESDRLGRLNLNQYNTIILTGAFNEWKDSEIEKLKTWVKNGGKLIAYKNATTWAAKNNFGNITYKKPVTPDSTRYLTYAERSKERSLNYISGAIFETEIDITHPLCYGYTDKNLAIFKSNITVANSLEKKYTEPVKFSKSPYLSGWVSEDNINRLKNAPVVAVQNIGSGKLISYTDNMTFRGTWLGTNKLFSNSVFFGDVIR from the coding sequence ATGAAGCGATCTGTTACAACACTTTTGATTTTATTTCTTACAATTTTTTCACAAGCACAAGAAAACCTTTCCTATTTTCTTCCGGGCGATGTTACATACAACAGCGATATCCCAACACCAGAGGAGTTTTTCGGACAAAAAATGGGTGAATGGCACTTAACTCATGACCAGGTTTTATTTTATATTCAAACAATTGCAAAAAGTACCAACAGGGCCATTTTATACGAATATGCTCGCTCGTGGGAGAACCGGCCGCTGGTTCATTTGGTTTTCACTTCGGAAAAAAACCAGGAAAAGCTGGATGAATTAAAACAACTTCACTACGACTTTTCAGAACCCGGAAGTGATATTCCGATTGAAAAAGTTCCTTTGGTAGTGAACCTGGGGTACGGAGTTCATGGTAACGAATCGAGTGCCACAAATTCATCAGTTCTTACGGCTTATTATCTGGCAGCGGCACAAGGAAACAAAATCGACGAGTTACTCGACAAAACAATTGTTATCGTTGATCCTTGTCTCAACCCTGATGGATTTACCCGCCACAGTACCTGGTCGAATATGCACCAAAGTTATGCAGCCAACGGCGATGGTAATTCACGCCAGTTCGATGAAGTTTGGCCGGGAGGAAGAACAAACCACTACTGGTTTGATATCAACCGCGACTATTTGTTGCTGGTACACCCGGAAAGTAAAGGAAGAGTGGAAAAATTTCATGAATGGAAACCAAATATTGTAACCGATCATCATGAAATGGGAGCTAACTCAACATTCTTTTTCCAACCTGGAGTTCCGAGCAGAAACAACCCGTTAACTCCGGAAAGAAACTACGAATTAACGCACGAAATTGCGCAATATCATGCAAAGTTTCTCGACGAGATCGGCTCAACATATTTCTCTGAAGAACAATACGATGACTACTACTACGGAAAAGGGTCATCATACCCTGATGTAAATGCCAGCATTGGTATTTTATTCGAACAAGGAGGTTTCAGAGGCCGTGTTCGCCAAACAGAAAACGGACTAAAAAAACTGGCTTTTGGTATTAAAAACCAGTTTACGGTATCGTTGAGCACACTGGAAGCTGCAATGGACATGCACGACAAGTTGCTTCTTATGCAAAAAGAGTTCTATGCAAGCACTGATGAAGTAGCCGATAAAAGCGCCACAAAAGCATACATTTTTGGAAGTGAGAACGATAAAGTAAAAACACAAATGTTTGTTGAATTTCTGAACCGTCACCAAATAGAAGTGTACGAAAACACGGCGGATTTAGCTGTTAATGCAGCTACTTTTAAAGCAGGCTCAAGCTTTATCGTTCCTGTAAAACAAAAACAAGTAAGACTTATTGAATCTATTTTTGAAGATATACATAGTTTTACCGACACCACATTTTACGATGTTTCAACATGGAGTTTCCCGCATGCATACGACATTACCTGTGTTGGTTTAACCTCGTTAAAAAGTGTTACCAAAGGCGAAAAGCCTGTTGAGGCAAAATATCCGGTTGGTAAAATTATTGGAGGCAAAAGTGACATTGGTTATGTATTCAGATGGGATGAATACACAACGCCAAAAGCGCTCTACAAATTACAGGCAGCCGGCTTAATTACAAAAGTAGCAACCGACAAGTTTACCTTTTCATTAGCAGGTGTTGAAGAAGAGTTTAGTTACGGAAGTATCTTTATTCCATCTGCAGGACAACTTCAAACTAGGGACGCAATATTCAACTTAATAGAACAGGTTGCAAAAACAACCGGAATAGATTTTTACGGATTGTCAACCGGACTTTCGCCTGTTGGTATTGATATGGGAAGTGGCAGCTTTGCCAATTTAAGCCTACCAAAAATATTATTGTTTGTTGGAGGAAGTGCCAGCAGCAGCGATGCAGGAGAGATCTGGCACCTTTTTGACCAACGTTACCAGATTCCGGTAACACTAACCGAATCAGACAGGCTGGGAAGGCTAAATCTGAATCAGTACAATACCATTATTTTAACTGGTGCCTTTAACGAATGGAAGGACAGTGAAATAGAGAAACTAAAAACATGGGTTAAAAACGGCGGAAAGCTAATCGCCTATAAAAATGCTACAACCTGGGCTGCCAAAAACAATTTTGGAAACATTACTTATAAAAAACCGGTAACACCCGATAGTACACGCTATTTAACTTATGCTGAGCGAAGCAAAGAAAGAAGTCTGAACTACATAAGTGGAGCCATTTTTGAAACAGAAATAGATATTACCCACCCGTTGTGTTACGGCTACACCGATAAAAATCTGGCCATATTCAAATCGAATATTACCGTTGCCAATTCGTTGGAAAAGAAATACACCGAACCGGTTAAATTCAGCAAATCGCCATACCTGAGTGGTTGGGTATCGGAAGATAACATTAATCGTTTGAAAAATGCCCCGGTTGTGGCAGTTCAAAACATTGGCAGTGGTAAACTTATAAGCTATACCGACAATATGACATTTAGAGGAACATGGCTGGGTACGAATAAGCTGTTTTCAAACTCAGTATTTTTCGGAGATGTGATACGCTAA